From Streptomyces asiaticus, one genomic window encodes:
- a CDS encoding TetR/AcrR family transcriptional regulator — protein sequence MTMAKRDTYTPESLLAVAVEVFNERGYDGTSMEHLSRAAGISKSSIYHHVKGKEELLRLAISRALDGLFGILQEPAAREGRAIERLEHVARRTAEVLMEELPYVTLLLRVRGNTDTERWAMERRREFDHQVAELLKQAAADGDLRSDVDARLATRLLFGMINSIVEWYRPGRGGAATSHEVAEAVIRTAFAGLRTQT from the coding sequence ATGACCATGGCCAAGCGCGACACCTACACGCCCGAATCGCTGCTCGCGGTCGCCGTGGAGGTGTTCAACGAGCGCGGCTACGACGGCACCTCCATGGAGCACCTGTCCCGGGCCGCCGGGATCTCCAAGTCCTCCATCTACCACCATGTGAAGGGCAAGGAGGAGCTGCTCAGGCTGGCCATAAGCCGGGCCCTGGACGGGCTGTTCGGCATCCTCCAGGAGCCCGCCGCACGCGAGGGCCGGGCGATCGAGCGGCTGGAGCACGTGGCCCGGCGCACCGCCGAGGTGCTGATGGAGGAGCTGCCCTACGTCACGCTGCTGCTGCGCGTCCGCGGCAACACGGACACCGAGCGGTGGGCCATGGAGCGGCGCCGGGAGTTCGACCACCAGGTGGCCGAGCTGCTCAAGCAGGCCGCGGCCGACGGCGACCTGCGGTCCGACGTGGACGCCCGGCTGGCGACCCGGCTGCTCTTCGGCATGATCAACTCCATTGTGGAGTGGTACCGGCCGGGCCGCGGCGGGGCCGCTACCTCCCATGAGGTGGCCGAGGCCGTGATCCGTACGGCCTTCGCGGGCCTCCGCACCCAGACCTGA
- a CDS encoding Lrp/AsnC family transcriptional regulator, which yields MPGEQMANPDGKPPARPLDSIDRDILRLLQMDGRASIRSVAEQVHVSRANAYARINRLIDDGVIRGFTARVDQERAGQGASAYITLKIVQNSWRTVREELRQLPGAAHIALVSGDFDVLLLVHTEDNRSLRELVLTRIQAIPEVLSTRTLLVFEETDLDSEP from the coding sequence ATGCCGGGCGAACAGATGGCCAATCCGGACGGCAAACCCCCGGCGCGCCCGCTGGACTCCATCGACCGCGACATCCTGCGTCTGCTCCAAATGGACGGCCGCGCCTCCATACGCTCCGTGGCCGAGCAGGTGCACGTCTCCCGCGCCAACGCCTACGCCCGGATCAACCGCCTGATCGACGACGGAGTGATCCGCGGCTTCACCGCCCGGGTGGACCAGGAGCGGGCCGGACAGGGCGCGTCCGCGTACATCACGCTGAAGATCGTCCAGAACTCCTGGCGCACCGTGCGCGAAGAGCTCCGGCAGCTCCCCGGGGCCGCCCACATCGCCCTGGTCAGCGGAGACTTCGATGTGCTGCTGCTGGTGCACACCGAGGACAACCGCTCGCTGCGCGAACTGGTCCTCACCCGGATCCAGGCCATACCGGAGGTGCTGAGCACCCGGACCCTGCTGGTCTTCGAGGAGACGGACCTGGACTCGGAGCCGTAG
- the pdhA gene encoding pyruvate dehydrogenase (acetyl-transferring) E1 component subunit alpha: MTVLEQPGAYRPTPPPGWQPRVDAAPLLPDAEPYRLLGTAAAADISPDLLIRLHRELVRGRRYNTQATALTRQGRLAVYPSSTGQEACQVAAGLVLEDRDWLFPSYRDTLAAVVRGLDPVDALTLLRGDWHSGYDPHTHRVAPLCTPLATQLPHAVGLAHAARLKGDDVVALALVGDGGTSEGDFHEALNFAAVWHAPVVFLVQNNGFAISVPLAKQTAAPSLAHKAVGYGMPGRLVDGNDAAAVHEVLAEAVRRARAGGGPTLVEAVTYRIEAHTNADDATRYRPDSEVEAWRAHDPIALLEEAMRDRHLLDDEGDRAARESAERLAADLRTRMHQDPVLDPMALFEHVYADRTSQLREQAAQLRAELDAEAADAGKGE; the protein is encoded by the coding sequence ATGACGGTCCTTGAGCAGCCCGGTGCCTACCGGCCCACTCCCCCGCCCGGCTGGCAGCCCCGCGTCGACGCCGCGCCGCTGCTGCCCGACGCGGAGCCGTACCGCCTGCTGGGCACCGCCGCTGCCGCCGACATCTCCCCCGATCTGCTGATCCGGCTCCACCGCGAGCTGGTGCGCGGCCGCCGGTACAACACGCAGGCCACCGCCCTCACCCGGCAGGGCCGGCTGGCCGTCTACCCCTCCTCCACCGGGCAGGAAGCCTGCCAGGTCGCGGCCGGGCTGGTGCTGGAGGACCGCGACTGGCTCTTCCCCAGCTACCGCGACACCCTGGCCGCCGTGGTCCGCGGGCTCGACCCCGTCGACGCCCTGACCCTGCTGCGCGGCGACTGGCACTCCGGGTACGACCCCCACACCCACCGCGTCGCCCCGCTGTGCACCCCGCTGGCCACCCAGCTGCCGCACGCCGTCGGCCTCGCCCACGCCGCCCGCCTCAAGGGCGACGATGTGGTGGCCCTCGCGCTGGTCGGCGACGGCGGCACCAGCGAGGGCGACTTCCACGAGGCCCTCAACTTCGCGGCCGTATGGCACGCCCCGGTCGTCTTCCTCGTCCAGAACAACGGCTTCGCGATCTCCGTCCCGCTCGCCAAGCAGACCGCCGCGCCCTCCCTCGCCCACAAGGCGGTGGGATACGGGATGCCCGGCCGGCTCGTCGACGGCAATGACGCGGCCGCCGTCCACGAGGTCCTGGCGGAGGCGGTGCGCCGGGCCCGCGCCGGAGGCGGCCCCACCCTGGTGGAGGCGGTCACCTACCGCATCGAGGCGCACACCAACGCCGACGACGCCACCCGCTACCGCCCCGACTCCGAGGTCGAGGCATGGCGTGCCCACGATCCGATAGCGCTCCTGGAGGAGGCCATGCGGGACCGCCACCTGCTGGACGACGAGGGGGACCGGGCCGCGCGGGAGTCCGCGGAGCGGCTCGCCGCCGATCTGCGGACGCGGATGCACCAGGACCCGGTCCTCGACCCCATGGCGCTCTTCGAGCACGTCTACGCCGACCGGACCAGCCAGCTGCGCGAGCAGGCGGCCCAGCTGCGCGCCGAGCTCGACGCCGAGGCCGCGGACGCCGGGAAGGGGGAGTGA
- a CDS encoding alpha-ketoacid dehydrogenase subunit beta translates to MTTAVGTDTARKPATMAQALGRALRDAMAADPSVHVLGEDVGTLGGVFRITDGLAEEFGEDRCTDTPLAEAGILGTAVGMAMYGLRPVVEMQFDAFAYPSFEQLISHVSRMRNRTRGAMPMPITVRVPYGGGIGGVEHHSDSSEIYYMATPGLQVVAPATVADAYGLLRAAIASDDPVIFLEPKRLYWSKADWSADAPEQVPPIGRAVVRGPGSGGGRSATLISYGPSVPVCLEAAEAARAEGWDLEVVDLRSLVPFDDETVCASVRRTGRAVVVHESTGFGGPGGEIAARVTERCFHHLEAPVLRVAGFDIPYPPPMLERHHLPGVDRVLDAVARLQWESEWTEGSAV, encoded by the coding sequence ATGACCACCGCCGTCGGGACCGACACCGCCCGTAAGCCCGCCACCATGGCCCAGGCCCTCGGCCGCGCGCTGCGCGACGCCATGGCCGCCGACCCGTCCGTCCATGTCCTCGGCGAGGACGTGGGCACCCTGGGCGGCGTCTTCCGGATCACCGACGGGCTCGCCGAGGAGTTCGGCGAGGACCGCTGCACGGACACGCCGCTGGCCGAGGCGGGGATCCTCGGCACCGCCGTGGGCATGGCGATGTACGGGCTGCGGCCGGTGGTCGAGATGCAGTTCGACGCCTTCGCCTATCCGTCCTTCGAGCAGCTCATCAGCCATGTCTCGCGGATGCGCAACCGCACCCGGGGCGCGATGCCCATGCCGATCACCGTGCGGGTCCCCTACGGGGGCGGCATCGGCGGCGTCGAGCACCACAGCGACTCCTCCGAGATCTACTACATGGCCACCCCCGGCCTCCAAGTCGTCGCCCCCGCGACCGTCGCCGACGCCTATGGGTTGCTGCGCGCCGCCATCGCCTCCGACGACCCCGTGATCTTCCTGGAGCCCAAGCGGCTGTACTGGTCCAAGGCCGACTGGTCGGCCGACGCCCCCGAGCAGGTGCCGCCCATCGGGCGTGCGGTGGTGCGCGGGCCCGGCAGCGGCGGCGGGCGCAGCGCCACCTTGATCTCCTACGGCCCCTCCGTGCCGGTGTGCCTCGAAGCCGCCGAGGCGGCCCGGGCCGAGGGCTGGGATCTTGAGGTCGTCGATCTGCGCTCGCTCGTCCCCTTCGACGACGAGACGGTGTGCGCCTCCGTGCGCCGCACCGGCCGCGCGGTCGTCGTCCATGAGTCCACGGGCTTCGGCGGGCCCGGCGGGGAGATCGCCGCCCGGGTCACCGAGCGCTGCTTCCACCATCTGGAGGCGCCCGTGCTGCGGGTCGCCGGATTCGACATCCCCTACCCGCCGCCGATGCTGGAGCGGCACCATCTGCCCGGGGTGGACCGGGTGCTGGACGCCGTCGCCCGGCTCCAGTGGGAGTCGGAGTGGACCGAGGGGAGCGCGGTCTGA
- a CDS encoding dihydrolipoamide acetyltransferase family protein — MAVVREFTLPDLGEGLTGAEIVRWLVQVGEVVAVDQPVVEVETAKAMVDVPCPYGGVVTARYGEEGAEVPVGAALITVAVPEGSDDGSGPPVAESAIDGTSGNVLVGYGTAGPAARRRRVRPSPGPLREMPTAPGGPLPETAAAPAPLPRETAAAPAAPVRETAAAPVRPVGETVTAPAGPLPVISPLVRRLAREHDVDLRQLRGSGPEGLILRADVERAVAGTAPAPATPAPATPAPAAPAPAAPAPVAPAPASAGRAPEGERVPLRGVRGAVADKLARSRREIPDATCWVDADATELLAARAAMNAAGEAKVSVLALLARICTAALARFPELNATVDMEGREIIRLPGVHLGFAAQTDRGLVVPVVRDAHTRTIEGLSEEIARLTEAARTGTLAPAQLTGSTFTLNNYGVFGVDGSTPIINHPEAAMLGVGRIAPKPWVHQGELAVRQVVQLSFTFDHRVCDGGTAGGFLRFVADCVEQPMVLLRRL, encoded by the coding sequence ATGGCTGTCGTAAGGGAGTTCACCCTGCCCGATCTGGGCGAGGGGCTGACCGGCGCCGAGATCGTGCGCTGGCTGGTCCAGGTCGGCGAGGTGGTCGCGGTCGACCAGCCGGTGGTCGAGGTCGAGACGGCCAAGGCGATGGTGGACGTGCCGTGCCCCTACGGCGGTGTGGTGACGGCCCGTTACGGCGAGGAGGGCGCGGAGGTGCCGGTCGGGGCGGCGCTGATCACGGTCGCCGTGCCGGAGGGCTCGGACGACGGATCCGGTCCGCCGGTCGCCGAGAGCGCGATCGACGGCACGTCGGGCAATGTGCTGGTCGGCTATGGCACGGCCGGTCCCGCCGCGCGGCGCCGCCGGGTTCGGCCCTCCCCCGGGCCGCTGCGCGAGATGCCCACGGCCCCTGGCGGACCGTTGCCCGAGACGGCGGCGGCCCCCGCCCCACTCCCGCGCGAGACGGCGGCGGCCCCCGCCGCGCCCGTACGCGAGACGGCGGCGGCCCCCGTCAGGCCGGTGGGCGAGACGGTGACGGCTCCCGCAGGGCCCCTTCCGGTGATCTCGCCCCTGGTACGGCGGCTGGCCCGGGAGCACGATGTCGATCTGCGGCAGCTCAGGGGCTCGGGCCCCGAGGGACTGATTCTGCGGGCGGACGTCGAGCGCGCGGTCGCGGGCACGGCGCCCGCCCCTGCCACTCCTGCACCCGCCACTCCTGCACCCGCCGCCCCCGCCCCCGCCGCTCCCGCACCCGTAGCGCCAGCGCCCGCCTCCGCAGGCCGCGCCCCGGAGGGGGAGCGGGTTCCGCTGCGGGGGGTGCGGGGCGCTGTGGCCGACAAGCTCGCGCGCAGCCGGCGCGAGATCCCCGACGCGACCTGCTGGGTGGACGCCGACGCGACCGAACTGCTCGCCGCCCGTGCGGCGATGAACGCCGCGGGCGAGGCCAAGGTCTCCGTGCTCGCCCTCCTGGCCCGTATCTGCACGGCGGCCCTCGCGCGCTTCCCCGAGCTCAACGCCACGGTGGACATGGAGGGCCGGGAGATCATCCGGCTCCCCGGCGTCCACCTCGGCTTCGCGGCCCAGACGGACCGGGGTCTGGTGGTCCCGGTGGTGCGTGACGCCCACACGCGGACCATAGAGGGGCTCTCCGAGGAGATCGCCCGGCTGACCGAGGCCGCGCGGACCGGGACCCTCGCCCCCGCGCAGCTCACCGGCTCCACCTTCACCCTGAACAACTACGGGGTGTTCGGGGTCGACGGCTCGACGCCGATCATCAACCACCCCGAGGCGGCGATGCTCGGGGTCGGGCGGATCGCCCCGAAGCCCTGGGTGCACCAGGGTGAGCTGGCGGTGCGCCAGGTGGTGCAGCTGTCGTTCACCTTCGACCACCGGGTGTGCGACGGGGGCACCGCCGGCGGATTCCTGCGGTTCGTGGCCGACTGCGTGGAGCAGCCCATGGTGTTGCTGCGGCGGCTGTAG
- a CDS encoding NTP transferase domain-containing protein, whose amino-acid sequence MTPGAYDAVILAGGAARRLGGVDKPALRVGGRALLDRVLDACRGAGRTVVVGPRRPTARPVRWAREEPPGGGPVAAVDAGVRQTTAPVVLVLSADLPFLTHETVETLLTGLQGAEGAVLIDPDGREQPLVAAYRAEPLRREIALLATEHGGLGGLPLRLLVSELALARLRHPTASFDCDTWEDITTARARIREHGHVLDEWIAAVKAELGIDLDVDTAALLDLARDAAHGVARPAAPLTTFLVGYAAAQKGGGPEALADATEKAVALAARWAEEQ is encoded by the coding sequence GTGACTCCAGGTGCGTATGACGCAGTGATCCTGGCCGGGGGCGCCGCTCGGCGGCTCGGTGGGGTGGACAAGCCCGCGCTGCGGGTGGGCGGGCGAGCCCTGCTCGACCGGGTGCTGGACGCATGCCGCGGCGCCGGGCGGACCGTCGTCGTCGGCCCGCGCAGACCCACGGCGCGGCCGGTGCGGTGGGCCCGGGAGGAGCCCCCCGGCGGCGGTCCGGTCGCGGCCGTCGACGCGGGCGTCCGGCAGACCACGGCTCCGGTCGTCCTCGTCCTCTCCGCCGATCTGCCCTTCCTCACCCACGAGACCGTCGAGACCCTCCTCACCGGTCTCCAGGGTGCCGAAGGGGCCGTGCTCATCGACCCCGACGGCCGTGAGCAGCCCCTTGTCGCCGCCTACCGCGCCGAGCCGCTGCGCCGCGAGATCGCCCTCCTCGCCACCGAACACGGCGGCCTCGGCGGGCTGCCCCTCCGCCTCCTCGTCTCCGAGCTGGCCCTGGCCCGCCTCCGGCACCCCACCGCGTCGTTCGACTGCGACACCTGGGAAGACATCACCACGGCTCGAGCGCGCATCAGGGAGCATGGACACGTGTTGGACGAATGGATTGCCGCAGTCAAGGCCGAACTCGGGATCGACCTGGATGTCGACACCGCGGCCCTACTCGATCTTGCCCGTGACGCCGCACATGGCGTCGCCCGGCCCGCCGCCCCCCTGACCACCTTTCTCGTCGGCTACGCCGCGGCCCAGAAGGGCGGTGGCCCGGAGGCGCTGGCCGACGCCACCGAGAAGGCCGTGGCGCTGGCGGCGCGTTGGGCCGAGGAGCAGTGA
- a CDS encoding potassium channel family protein produces the protein MKLPSHDAAARTPGDGGHRVHLPHFPAGPLRQVARRLLLALLVLVLTVAIVYIDRAGYHDNADERVDFLDSVYYSTVTLSTTGYGDIVPYSDSARLSNILLVTPLRVLFLIILVGTTLEVLAERTREQYRLNRWRSALRDHTVVVGFGTKGRSAVETLCATGLPKNRVVVVDPNHKVIEAANAEGFAGVVGDATRSDVLLRAEAQRARQFVIATQRDDTAVLVTLTARQLNRGANIVAAVREEENAPLLRQSGADAVITSASAAGRLLGMSVQSPTAGAVIEDLIQQGTGLDLVERTVVKAEVGKSVRDTEDLVVSVLRGHRLLAYDDPDASPLRAADRLITIVRAPMVQE, from the coding sequence GTGAAGCTGCCCAGCCATGACGCGGCCGCCCGCACCCCCGGGGACGGCGGCCACCGCGTCCATCTGCCCCACTTCCCCGCGGGCCCGCTGCGCCAGGTCGCCCGCCGGTTGTTGCTGGCGTTGCTGGTGCTGGTGCTGACGGTGGCCATCGTGTACATCGACCGGGCCGGCTACCACGACAACGCCGACGAGCGGGTCGACTTCCTCGACTCCGTCTACTACTCGACCGTCACGCTGTCCACGACCGGATACGGCGACATCGTGCCGTACAGCGACAGTGCGCGGCTCAGTAACATCCTGCTGGTCACGCCGCTGCGCGTGCTCTTTCTGATCATCTTGGTCGGCACCACCCTGGAAGTCCTGGCCGAACGCACCCGCGAGCAGTACCGCCTGAACCGCTGGAGGTCAGCGTTGCGTGATCACACCGTCGTCGTGGGCTTCGGTACGAAGGGGCGGTCCGCGGTGGAGACCCTTTGCGCGACGGGGCTGCCCAAGAACCGGGTGGTCGTGGTGGACCCCAACCACAAGGTGATCGAGGCGGCCAACGCGGAGGGGTTCGCGGGGGTGGTCGGCGACGCGACCCGCAGCGATGTGCTGTTGCGGGCGGAGGCGCAGCGCGCCCGCCAGTTCGTGATCGCCACCCAGCGCGATGACACCGCCGTTCTGGTCACGCTGACGGCACGGCAGCTCAACCGGGGCGCCAACATCGTGGCGGCGGTGCGCGAGGAGGAGAACGCGCCGCTGCTGCGCCAGTCCGGGGCCGACGCGGTGATCACCAGCGCCAGCGCGGCGGGCCGTCTGCTGGGCATGAGCGTGCAGAGCCCGACGGCCGGTGCGGTGATCGAGGATCTGATCCAGCAGGGCACGGGCCTGGACCTGGTGGAGCGCACGGTGGTGAAGGCCGAGGTGGGCAAGTCGGTGCGGGACACGGAGGACCTCGTGGTGTCCGTGCTGCGCGGCCATCGCCTCCTCGCGTACGACGACCCCGACGCCAGCCCGCTGCGGGCGGCCGACCGCTTGATCACAATCGTTCGCGCGCCGATGGTCCAGGAGTAG
- a CDS encoding NAD(P)H-quinone oxidoreductase: MHAITIPEPGGPEALVWAEVPDPVPGEGEVLVDVAAAGVNRADVLQRQGHYPPPPGAPPYPGLECSGRISALGPGVTGWAVGDEVCALLAGGGYAEKVTVPSGQLLPLPEGVDLVTAAALPEVTATVWSNVFMISHLRPGETLLAHGGSSGIGTMAIQLAKAVGARVAVTAGGPEKLAACQELGADILIDYREQDFVEEIRRATDGAGADVILDIVGAKYLARNLETLALNGRLAIIGLQGGVKAELNLATLLSKSAAVTATGLRSRSLAQKSAIIAAVREHVWPLIGSGRVRPIVHSTVPMREAPEAHRLLESSAHVGKILLTT; this comes from the coding sequence ATGCATGCGATCACGATTCCCGAACCCGGTGGCCCCGAAGCCCTGGTATGGGCGGAGGTCCCCGATCCCGTGCCCGGTGAGGGCGAGGTCCTGGTCGACGTGGCGGCCGCCGGCGTCAATCGCGCGGATGTGCTCCAGCGCCAGGGCCACTATCCGCCGCCGCCAGGAGCCCCGCCCTACCCCGGTCTGGAGTGCTCGGGCCGGATCTCGGCGCTCGGCCCCGGCGTCACCGGCTGGGCGGTGGGCGACGAGGTGTGTGCCCTGCTCGCGGGCGGTGGATACGCCGAGAAGGTGACGGTTCCCTCGGGCCAGCTGCTGCCCCTTCCCGAGGGCGTGGACCTGGTCACGGCCGCGGCGCTGCCCGAAGTGACCGCCACCGTCTGGTCCAACGTCTTCATGATCTCTCATCTCCGGCCGGGCGAGACGCTGTTGGCGCACGGCGGATCGAGCGGCATCGGCACCATGGCGATCCAGCTCGCGAAGGCGGTCGGGGCGCGGGTCGCGGTGACCGCGGGCGGTCCGGAGAAGCTGGCCGCCTGCCAGGAGCTCGGCGCCGACATCCTGATCGACTACCGCGAGCAGGACTTCGTCGAGGAGATCCGCCGGGCCACCGACGGCGCGGGCGCGGACGTCATCCTGGACATCGTCGGCGCGAAGTACCTGGCCCGGAATCTGGAGACGCTCGCGCTCAACGGACGGCTGGCGATCATCGGGCTCCAGGGCGGGGTGAAGGCCGAGCTGAACCTGGCCACCCTGCTGTCCAAGAGCGCCGCCGTGACGGCCACCGGGCTGCGGAGCCGCTCGCTGGCGCAGAAGTCGGCGATCATCGCGGCGGTACGGGAGCATGTCTGGCCGCTGATCGGCAGCGGCCGGGTCCGCCCGATCGTCCACAGCACCGTCCCGATGCGGGAGGCCCCGGAGGCCCACCGGCTGCTGGAGTCCAGCGCGCATGTGGGCAAGATCCTCCTGACGACCTGA
- a CDS encoding bacterial proteasome activator family protein, with amino-acid sequence MNQPMNERAQESPHVLVVGPDGMALGGVAPASGEGGGDDESREVPVTDMVEQPAKVMRIGSMIKQLLEEVRAAPLDEASRVRLKEIHSSSVKELEDGLAPELIGELERLSLPFTDEAVPTEAELRIAQAQLVGWLEGLFHGIQTTLFAQQMAARAQLEQMRRALPPGIGGGEEDEDLPKPGGARSGPYL; translated from the coding sequence ATGAACCAGCCGATGAACGAACGAGCGCAGGAGAGCCCGCACGTCCTGGTCGTCGGTCCGGACGGCATGGCACTCGGCGGCGTCGCTCCTGCTTCCGGCGAGGGCGGTGGTGACGACGAGTCGCGCGAGGTTCCCGTGACGGACATGGTCGAACAGCCGGCGAAGGTCATGCGGATCGGCAGCATGATCAAGCAGCTGCTGGAGGAGGTCCGCGCCGCACCTCTGGACGAGGCCAGCCGGGTCCGGCTCAAGGAGATCCACTCCAGCTCGGTGAAGGAGTTGGAGGACGGGCTGGCGCCCGAGCTGATCGGGGAGCTGGAGCGGCTGTCGCTGCCCTTCACGGACGAGGCGGTGCCCACCGAGGCGGAACTGCGCATCGCCCAGGCTCAGTTGGTCGGCTGGCTGGAGGGGCTGTTCCACGGCATCCAGACCACCCTGTTCGCCCAGCAGATGGCGGCGCGCGCCCAGCTGGAGCAGATGCGCCGGGCGCTGCCGCCGGGGATCGGCGGGGGCGAGGAGGACGAGGACCTGCCCAAGCCGGGCGGCGCCCGCTCGGGGCCGTACCTCTGA
- a CDS encoding protein kinase domain-containing protein — protein MSQYGASGRYQGHSLANGRYQLRDLLGEGGMASVHLAYDTVLDRQVAIKTLHTELGREQSFRERFRREAQAVAKLTHTNIVSVFDTGEDSIDGSLMPYIVMEYVEGHPLRSVLDVDVRQYGAMPTEKALKITSDVLAALEISHEMGLVHRDIKPGNVMMTKRNVVKVMDFGIARAMQSGVTSMTQTGMVVGTPQYLSPEQALGRGVDARSDLYSVGIMLFELLTGRLPFDADSPLAIAYAHVQEEPVAPSSINQSIPPAVDALVARALKKNPNERFPTAEAMRDECARVARTGQTGASPIIISGGPPARSGAGVGSAVFPPIDQQTPAPGPGSVQTPYQPQHSPGQFGAFGPSTPPPPVGQAPSTTPLGQAGYQTPTPSYQGPSTPPPYNISPSTPSGSGGGRGNKGVIIGSAVVAAIAVVAVILVIALSGDGGGSKKDESKGGGHGGKASPSASDTAAGFRMGDKTKTIDAKKCTDAYEDTEEKGTYSVPDFQNLYIDSVKKCIRAAGWKYRVVPQDENLWGKGTVLNYTYRNYEPYNPKTDTIELTVSTGNPE, from the coding sequence ATGAGCCAGTACGGCGCATCGGGCAGGTATCAAGGCCACTCCCTGGCGAACGGCCGGTATCAGCTGCGTGACCTGCTGGGCGAGGGTGGTATGGCCTCCGTTCACCTGGCGTATGACACCGTGCTGGACCGCCAGGTCGCGATCAAGACGCTCCACACCGAGCTGGGACGCGAGCAGTCCTTCCGCGAGCGGTTCCGTCGCGAGGCCCAGGCGGTGGCGAAGCTCACGCACACCAATATCGTCTCGGTCTTCGACACCGGCGAGGACTCGATCGACGGCTCGCTGATGCCGTACATCGTCATGGAGTACGTCGAGGGGCACCCGCTGCGCTCGGTTCTGGACGTCGATGTCCGGCAATACGGCGCGATGCCGACCGAAAAGGCACTGAAGATCACCAGCGATGTGCTGGCGGCGCTGGAAATCAGCCACGAGATGGGGCTGGTCCACCGCGACATCAAGCCAGGTAACGTGATGATGACCAAGCGTAATGTGGTCAAAGTCATGGACTTCGGCATCGCCCGCGCCATGCAGTCCGGGGTCACCTCCATGACCCAGACCGGCATGGTCGTCGGCACCCCGCAGTACCTCTCGCCCGAGCAGGCGCTGGGCCGCGGCGTGGACGCCCGCAGCGACCTGTACTCGGTCGGCATCATGCTCTTCGAGCTGCTGACCGGTCGGCTGCCCTTCGACGCGGACTCGCCGCTGGCCATCGCGTACGCGCACGTCCAGGAGGAGCCGGTCGCGCCCTCCTCGATCAACCAGTCCATTCCCCCGGCGGTGGACGCGCTGGTCGCCCGCGCCCTGAAGAAGAACCCGAACGAGCGCTTCCCGACCGCCGAGGCCATGCGCGACGAATGCGCACGAGTCGCCCGTACCGGGCAGACCGGCGCCTCCCCCATCATCATCAGCGGCGGCCCCCCGGCCCGCAGCGGCGCCGGGGTCGGCTCGGCGGTCTTCCCGCCGATCGACCAGCAGACGCCCGCGCCCGGCCCCGGCAGCGTCCAGACGCCGTACCAGCCGCAGCACTCCCCCGGGCAGTTCGGCGCCTTCGGCCCGTCCACCCCGCCGCCCCCGGTCGGCCAGGCGCCGTCCACAACACCGCTGGGGCAGGCGGGCTATCAGACCCCGACGCCGTCGTACCAGGGCCCCAGCACCCCGCCGCCGTACAACATCTCGCCCTCGACGCCGTCCGGCAGCGGGGGCGGCAGGGGCAACAAGGGCGTGATCATAGGCTCGGCCGTCGTCGCGGCGATCGCGGTGGTCGCCGTGATCCTGGTCATCGCGCTCAGCGGCGACGGCGGCGGCTCCAAGAAGGACGAGAGCAAGGGGGGCGGTCACGGCGGCAAGGCGTCGCCGTCGGCCTCCGACACCGCCGCGGGCTTCCGCATGGGCGACAAGACCAAGACCATCGACGCGAAGAAGTGCACCGACGCGTACGAGGACACGGAGGAGAAGGGCACGTACTCGGTGCCCGACTTCCAGAACCTCTACATCGACTCGGTGAAGAAGTGCATCCGCGCCGCGGGCTGGAAGTACCGCGTGGTGCCCCAGGACGAGAATCTGTGGGGCAAGGGCACCGTCCTCAATTACACGTACCGGAACTACGAGCCGTACAACCCCAAGACGGACACCATCGAGCTGACCGTCTCCACCGGCAACCCGGAGTAG